From the genome of Perca flavescens isolate YP-PL-M2 chromosome 12, PFLA_1.0, whole genome shotgun sequence, one region includes:
- the eef1da gene encoding eukaryotic translation elongation factor 1 delta a (guanine nucleotide exchange protein) isoform X3, with protein sequence MDQSWTKRQQGGAPQHAVPVGTFRQGNHPTMERSTISGDKIPFGRQPRHTRLSESHSFGAEEEWLSTSMEARSSYGQSPVLQGMQAEGILYNRSAYEQAESNYQRRLASNVNGTLSSSPRSPNTRGYMTFQSRRSLAQQQDPGHPVTTVKASGTPHRRYSRGRNRTSSETEQGGKGSKGPTQRKRGLSETKSKPRWENTNMSGLQCLASENIWFDKQRYDEAEKCFYEGANGPSTQGKEVNAILQDIAKSRQNILQSLNGSSSHAGDQELVSRMKSMELENQTLHKVVVEMRAALQKLESRVAMLEKSPTAVPCAKSAPVKAAPVKPVKVENGDDDDIDLFGSDEDDEEAARLKQERVDAYAAKKSKKPALIAKSSILLDVKPWDDETDMVKLEECVRSVQMDGLLWGASKLVPVGYGIKKLQINCVVEDDKVGTDILEEEITKFEDYIQSVDVAAFNKI encoded by the exons ATGGATCAGTCTTGGACAAAGCGTCAACAAGGAGGAGCCCCTCAGCATGCTGTACCAGTGGGGACCTTCAGGCAGGGTAATCATCCCACTATGGAGAGAAGCACTATCAGCGGAGATAAAATCCCATTTGGGAGGCAGCCGCGACACACACGTTTGTCAGAGAGCCACAGCTTTGGGGCTGAAGAGGAGTGGTTGAGCACCTCCATGGAAGCGAGAAGCTCCTACGGTCAAAGCCCCGTCCTCCAGGGCATGCAGGCAGAGGGAATCTTGTACAACCGCAGTGCCTATGAGCAGGCCGAGAGCAACTACCAACGGCGGCTCGCCTCTAATGTTAACGGaactctgtcctcctctccgaGGAGTCCAAACACCAGAGGCTACATGACCTTCCAGTCTAGACGCAGCCTTGCTCAACAGCAGGATCCGGGGCACCCTGTTACCACCGTGAAGGCCTCTGGAACCCCCCACCGTCGGTACAGTAGAGGCCGCAACCGCACCTCCTCTGAGACCGAGCAGGGGGGCAAGGGCAGCAAGGGGCCGACCCAGAGGAAGAGGGGCCTCTCTGAGACGAAAAGCAAGCCCAGATGGGAGAA TACCAACATGAGTGGATTGCAGTGCCTCGCCTCAGAGAACATCTGGTTTGACAAACAGCGCTACGATGAGGCGGAGAAGTGCTTCTACGAAGGAGCCAATGGACCCTCTACACAG GGGAAAGAAGTTAATGCCATCCTGCAGGACATTGCTAAATCCCGACAGAATATTCTTCAGTCACTAAACGGA TCATCCTCACATGCAGGAGACCAGGAGCTGGTTTCGCGCATGAAGAGCATGGAACTGGAGAACCAAACTCTGCACAAAG TGGTGGTGGAGATGAGAGCAGCCCTCCAAAAGCTGGAGTCCAGAGTGGCTATGCTGGAAAAGAGCCCAACAGCTGTCCCATGTGCTAAG TCTGCTCCAGTCAAGGCTGCTCCAGTCAAGCCAGTAAAGGTGGAAAACGGTGATGACGATGACATTGACTTGTTCGGCAGTGATGAGGACGACGAGGAGGCAGCACGCCTTAAGCAGGAGCGCGTGGATGCCTATGCAGCCAAGAAGTCCAAGAAACCTGCCCTCATCGCCAAGTCATCTATCTTGTTGGACGTCAAACCC TGGGATGATGAGACTGATATGGTGAAGCTGGAGGAGTGTGTGCGCTCGGTGCAGATGGACGGGCTCCTGTGGGGAGCATCCAAACTGGTGCCAGTTGGCTACGGCATCAAGAAGCTGCAGATCAACTGCGTGGTTGAGGATGACAAAGTTGGCACTGACATTCTGGAGGAAGAGATCACCAAGTTTGAGGACTAT ATCCAGAGTGTAGATGTTGCTGCCTTCAATAAGATCTAA
- the eef1da gene encoding eukaryotic translation elongation factor 1 delta a (guanine nucleotide exchange protein) isoform X4 codes for MDQSWTKRQQGGAPQHAVPVGTFRQGNHPTMERSTISGDKIPFGRQPRHTRLSESHSFGAEEEWLSTSMEARSSYGQSPVLQGMQAEGILYNRSAYEQAESNYQRRLASNVNGTLSSSPRSPNTRGYMTFQSRRSLAQQQDPGHPVTTVKASGTPHRRYSRGRNRTSSETEQGGKGSKGPTQRKRGLSETKSKPRWEKYGTSHTGNGRDVITNMSGLQCLASENIWFDKQRYDEAEKCFYEGANGPSTQSSSHAGDQELVSRMKSMELENQTLHKVVVEMRAALQKLESRVAMLEKSPTAVPCAKSAPVKAAPVKPVKVENGDDDDIDLFGSDEDDEEAARLKQERVDAYAAKKSKKPALIAKSSILLDVKPWDDETDMVKLEECVRSVQMDGLLWGASKLVPVGYGIKKLQINCVVEDDKVGTDILEEEITKFEDYIQSVDVAAFNKI; via the exons ATGGATCAGTCTTGGACAAAGCGTCAACAAGGAGGAGCCCCTCAGCATGCTGTACCAGTGGGGACCTTCAGGCAGGGTAATCATCCCACTATGGAGAGAAGCACTATCAGCGGAGATAAAATCCCATTTGGGAGGCAGCCGCGACACACACGTTTGTCAGAGAGCCACAGCTTTGGGGCTGAAGAGGAGTGGTTGAGCACCTCCATGGAAGCGAGAAGCTCCTACGGTCAAAGCCCCGTCCTCCAGGGCATGCAGGCAGAGGGAATCTTGTACAACCGCAGTGCCTATGAGCAGGCCGAGAGCAACTACCAACGGCGGCTCGCCTCTAATGTTAACGGaactctgtcctcctctccgaGGAGTCCAAACACCAGAGGCTACATGACCTTCCAGTCTAGACGCAGCCTTGCTCAACAGCAGGATCCGGGGCACCCTGTTACCACCGTGAAGGCCTCTGGAACCCCCCACCGTCGGTACAGTAGAGGCCGCAACCGCACCTCCTCTGAGACCGAGCAGGGGGGCAAGGGCAGCAAGGGGCCGACCCAGAGGAAGAGGGGCCTCTCTGAGACGAAAAGCAAGCCCAGATGGGAGAAGTATGGCACATCTCACACAGGGAATGGCAGAGACGTGAT TACCAACATGAGTGGATTGCAGTGCCTCGCCTCAGAGAACATCTGGTTTGACAAACAGCGCTACGATGAGGCGGAGAAGTGCTTCTACGAAGGAGCCAATGGACCCTCTACACAG TCATCCTCACATGCAGGAGACCAGGAGCTGGTTTCGCGCATGAAGAGCATGGAACTGGAGAACCAAACTCTGCACAAAG TGGTGGTGGAGATGAGAGCAGCCCTCCAAAAGCTGGAGTCCAGAGTGGCTATGCTGGAAAAGAGCCCAACAGCTGTCCCATGTGCTAAG TCTGCTCCAGTCAAGGCTGCTCCAGTCAAGCCAGTAAAGGTGGAAAACGGTGATGACGATGACATTGACTTGTTCGGCAGTGATGAGGACGACGAGGAGGCAGCACGCCTTAAGCAGGAGCGCGTGGATGCCTATGCAGCCAAGAAGTCCAAGAAACCTGCCCTCATCGCCAAGTCATCTATCTTGTTGGACGTCAAACCC TGGGATGATGAGACTGATATGGTGAAGCTGGAGGAGTGTGTGCGCTCGGTGCAGATGGACGGGCTCCTGTGGGGAGCATCCAAACTGGTGCCAGTTGGCTACGGCATCAAGAAGCTGCAGATCAACTGCGTGGTTGAGGATGACAAAGTTGGCACTGACATTCTGGAGGAAGAGATCACCAAGTTTGAGGACTAT ATCCAGAGTGTAGATGTTGCTGCCTTCAATAAGATCTAA
- the eef1da gene encoding eukaryotic translation elongation factor 1 delta a (guanine nucleotide exchange protein) isoform X2: MDQSWTKRQQGGAPQHAVPVGTFRQGNHPTMERSTISGDKIPFGRQPRHTRLSESHSFGAEEEWLSTSMEARSSYGQSPVLQGMQAEGILYNRSAYEQAESNYQRRLASNVNGTLSSSPRSPNTRGYMTFQSRRSLAQQQDPGHPVTTVKASGTPHRRYSRGRNRTSSETEQGGKGSKGPTQRKRGLSETKSKPRWEKYGTSHTGNGRDVITNMSGLQCLASENIWFDKQRYDEAEKCFYEGANGPSTQVKTSLQQPKGRQQKRQHRNSSSHAGDQELVSRMKSMELENQTLHKVVVEMRAALQKLESRVAMLEKSPTAVPCAKSAPVKAAPVKPVKVENGDDDDIDLFGSDEDDEEAARLKQERVDAYAAKKSKKPALIAKSSILLDVKPWDDETDMVKLEECVRSVQMDGLLWGASKLVPVGYGIKKLQINCVVEDDKVGTDILEEEITKFEDYIQSVDVAAFNKI; the protein is encoded by the exons ATGGATCAGTCTTGGACAAAGCGTCAACAAGGAGGAGCCCCTCAGCATGCTGTACCAGTGGGGACCTTCAGGCAGGGTAATCATCCCACTATGGAGAGAAGCACTATCAGCGGAGATAAAATCCCATTTGGGAGGCAGCCGCGACACACACGTTTGTCAGAGAGCCACAGCTTTGGGGCTGAAGAGGAGTGGTTGAGCACCTCCATGGAAGCGAGAAGCTCCTACGGTCAAAGCCCCGTCCTCCAGGGCATGCAGGCAGAGGGAATCTTGTACAACCGCAGTGCCTATGAGCAGGCCGAGAGCAACTACCAACGGCGGCTCGCCTCTAATGTTAACGGaactctgtcctcctctccgaGGAGTCCAAACACCAGAGGCTACATGACCTTCCAGTCTAGACGCAGCCTTGCTCAACAGCAGGATCCGGGGCACCCTGTTACCACCGTGAAGGCCTCTGGAACCCCCCACCGTCGGTACAGTAGAGGCCGCAACCGCACCTCCTCTGAGACCGAGCAGGGGGGCAAGGGCAGCAAGGGGCCGACCCAGAGGAAGAGGGGCCTCTCTGAGACGAAAAGCAAGCCCAGATGGGAGAAGTATGGCACATCTCACACAGGGAATGGCAGAGACGTGAT TACCAACATGAGTGGATTGCAGTGCCTCGCCTCAGAGAACATCTGGTTTGACAAACAGCGCTACGATGAGGCGGAGAAGTGCTTCTACGAAGGAGCCAATGGACCCTCTACACAG GTGAAAACTTCTCTGCAGCAGCCCAAGGGGCGCCAGCAGAAACGGCAGCACAGAAAT TCATCCTCACATGCAGGAGACCAGGAGCTGGTTTCGCGCATGAAGAGCATGGAACTGGAGAACCAAACTCTGCACAAAG TGGTGGTGGAGATGAGAGCAGCCCTCCAAAAGCTGGAGTCCAGAGTGGCTATGCTGGAAAAGAGCCCAACAGCTGTCCCATGTGCTAAG TCTGCTCCAGTCAAGGCTGCTCCAGTCAAGCCAGTAAAGGTGGAAAACGGTGATGACGATGACATTGACTTGTTCGGCAGTGATGAGGACGACGAGGAGGCAGCACGCCTTAAGCAGGAGCGCGTGGATGCCTATGCAGCCAAGAAGTCCAAGAAACCTGCCCTCATCGCCAAGTCATCTATCTTGTTGGACGTCAAACCC TGGGATGATGAGACTGATATGGTGAAGCTGGAGGAGTGTGTGCGCTCGGTGCAGATGGACGGGCTCCTGTGGGGAGCATCCAAACTGGTGCCAGTTGGCTACGGCATCAAGAAGCTGCAGATCAACTGCGTGGTTGAGGATGACAAAGTTGGCACTGACATTCTGGAGGAAGAGATCACCAAGTTTGAGGACTAT ATCCAGAGTGTAGATGTTGCTGCCTTCAATAAGATCTAA
- the eef1da gene encoding eukaryotic translation elongation factor 1 delta a (guanine nucleotide exchange protein) isoform X5: protein MQILFYRWIQSLLHAKGQLLSCKTSNKAKISHSSYQSTNMSGLQCLASENIWFDKQRYDEAEKCFYEGANGPSTQGKEVNAILQDIAKSRQNILQSLNGSSSHAGDQELVSRMKSMELENQTLHKVVVEMRAALQKLESRVAMLEKSPTAVPCAKSAPVKAAPVKPVKVENGDDDDIDLFGSDEDDEEAARLKQERVDAYAAKKSKKPALIAKSSILLDVKPWDDETDMVKLEECVRSVQMDGLLWGASKLVPVGYGIKKLQINCVVEDDKVGTDILEEEITKFEDYIQSVDVAAFNKI, encoded by the exons ATGCAAATCCTCTTCTACCGTTGGATCCAGTCGTTGCTGCACGCAAAGGGACAGTTACTAAGCTGTAAAACGTCGAATAAAGCCAAGA TTTCCCATTCCAGTTACCAAAG TACCAACATGAGTGGATTGCAGTGCCTCGCCTCAGAGAACATCTGGTTTGACAAACAGCGCTACGATGAGGCGGAGAAGTGCTTCTACGAAGGAGCCAATGGACCCTCTACACAG GGGAAAGAAGTTAATGCCATCCTGCAGGACATTGCTAAATCCCGACAGAATATTCTTCAGTCACTAAACGGA TCATCCTCACATGCAGGAGACCAGGAGCTGGTTTCGCGCATGAAGAGCATGGAACTGGAGAACCAAACTCTGCACAAAG TGGTGGTGGAGATGAGAGCAGCCCTCCAAAAGCTGGAGTCCAGAGTGGCTATGCTGGAAAAGAGCCCAACAGCTGTCCCATGTGCTAAG TCTGCTCCAGTCAAGGCTGCTCCAGTCAAGCCAGTAAAGGTGGAAAACGGTGATGACGATGACATTGACTTGTTCGGCAGTGATGAGGACGACGAGGAGGCAGCACGCCTTAAGCAGGAGCGCGTGGATGCCTATGCAGCCAAGAAGTCCAAGAAACCTGCCCTCATCGCCAAGTCATCTATCTTGTTGGACGTCAAACCC TGGGATGATGAGACTGATATGGTGAAGCTGGAGGAGTGTGTGCGCTCGGTGCAGATGGACGGGCTCCTGTGGGGAGCATCCAAACTGGTGCCAGTTGGCTACGGCATCAAGAAGCTGCAGATCAACTGCGTGGTTGAGGATGACAAAGTTGGCACTGACATTCTGGAGGAAGAGATCACCAAGTTTGAGGACTAT ATCCAGAGTGTAGATGTTGCTGCCTTCAATAAGATCTAA
- the eef1da gene encoding eukaryotic translation elongation factor 1 delta a (guanine nucleotide exchange protein) isoform X9, with translation MSGLQCLASENIWFDKQRYDEAEKCFYEGANGPSTQSSSHAGDQELVSRMKSMELENQTLHKVVVEMRAALQKLESRVAMLEKSPTAVPCAKSAPVKAAPVKPVKVENGDDDDIDLFGSDEDDEEAARLKQERVDAYAAKKSKKPALIAKSSILLDVKPWDDETDMVKLEECVRSVQMDGLLWGASKLVPVGYGIKKLQINCVVEDDKVGTDILEEEITKFEDYIQSVDVAAFNKI, from the exons ATGAGTGGATTGCAGTGCCTCGCCTCAGAGAACATCTGGTTTGACAAACAGCGCTACGATGAGGCGGAGAAGTGCTTCTACGAAGGAGCCAATGGACCCTCTACACAG TCATCCTCACATGCAGGAGACCAGGAGCTGGTTTCGCGCATGAAGAGCATGGAACTGGAGAACCAAACTCTGCACAAAG TGGTGGTGGAGATGAGAGCAGCCCTCCAAAAGCTGGAGTCCAGAGTGGCTATGCTGGAAAAGAGCCCAACAGCTGTCCCATGTGCTAAG TCTGCTCCAGTCAAGGCTGCTCCAGTCAAGCCAGTAAAGGTGGAAAACGGTGATGACGATGACATTGACTTGTTCGGCAGTGATGAGGACGACGAGGAGGCAGCACGCCTTAAGCAGGAGCGCGTGGATGCCTATGCAGCCAAGAAGTCCAAGAAACCTGCCCTCATCGCCAAGTCATCTATCTTGTTGGACGTCAAACCC TGGGATGATGAGACTGATATGGTGAAGCTGGAGGAGTGTGTGCGCTCGGTGCAGATGGACGGGCTCCTGTGGGGAGCATCCAAACTGGTGCCAGTTGGCTACGGCATCAAGAAGCTGCAGATCAACTGCGTGGTTGAGGATGACAAAGTTGGCACTGACATTCTGGAGGAAGAGATCACCAAGTTTGAGGACTAT ATCCAGAGTGTAGATGTTGCTGCCTTCAATAAGATCTAA
- the eef1da gene encoding eukaryotic translation elongation factor 1 delta a (guanine nucleotide exchange protein) isoform X1, with amino-acid sequence MDQSWTKRQQGGAPQHAVPVGTFRQGNHPTMERSTISGDKIPFGRQPRHTRLSESHSFGAEEEWLSTSMEARSSYGQSPVLQGMQAEGILYNRSAYEQAESNYQRRLASNVNGTLSSSPRSPNTRGYMTFQSRRSLAQQQDPGHPVTTVKASGTPHRRYSRGRNRTSSETEQGGKGSKGPTQRKRGLSETKSKPRWEKYGTSHTGNGRDVITNMSGLQCLASENIWFDKQRYDEAEKCFYEGANGPSTQGKEVNAILQDIAKSRQNILQSLNGSSSHAGDQELVSRMKSMELENQTLHKVVVEMRAALQKLESRVAMLEKSPTAVPCAKSAPVKAAPVKPVKVENGDDDDIDLFGSDEDDEEAARLKQERVDAYAAKKSKKPALIAKSSILLDVKPWDDETDMVKLEECVRSVQMDGLLWGASKLVPVGYGIKKLQINCVVEDDKVGTDILEEEITKFEDYIQSVDVAAFNKI; translated from the exons ATGGATCAGTCTTGGACAAAGCGTCAACAAGGAGGAGCCCCTCAGCATGCTGTACCAGTGGGGACCTTCAGGCAGGGTAATCATCCCACTATGGAGAGAAGCACTATCAGCGGAGATAAAATCCCATTTGGGAGGCAGCCGCGACACACACGTTTGTCAGAGAGCCACAGCTTTGGGGCTGAAGAGGAGTGGTTGAGCACCTCCATGGAAGCGAGAAGCTCCTACGGTCAAAGCCCCGTCCTCCAGGGCATGCAGGCAGAGGGAATCTTGTACAACCGCAGTGCCTATGAGCAGGCCGAGAGCAACTACCAACGGCGGCTCGCCTCTAATGTTAACGGaactctgtcctcctctccgaGGAGTCCAAACACCAGAGGCTACATGACCTTCCAGTCTAGACGCAGCCTTGCTCAACAGCAGGATCCGGGGCACCCTGTTACCACCGTGAAGGCCTCTGGAACCCCCCACCGTCGGTACAGTAGAGGCCGCAACCGCACCTCCTCTGAGACCGAGCAGGGGGGCAAGGGCAGCAAGGGGCCGACCCAGAGGAAGAGGGGCCTCTCTGAGACGAAAAGCAAGCCCAGATGGGAGAAGTATGGCACATCTCACACAGGGAATGGCAGAGACGTGAT TACCAACATGAGTGGATTGCAGTGCCTCGCCTCAGAGAACATCTGGTTTGACAAACAGCGCTACGATGAGGCGGAGAAGTGCTTCTACGAAGGAGCCAATGGACCCTCTACACAG GGGAAAGAAGTTAATGCCATCCTGCAGGACATTGCTAAATCCCGACAGAATATTCTTCAGTCACTAAACGGA TCATCCTCACATGCAGGAGACCAGGAGCTGGTTTCGCGCATGAAGAGCATGGAACTGGAGAACCAAACTCTGCACAAAG TGGTGGTGGAGATGAGAGCAGCCCTCCAAAAGCTGGAGTCCAGAGTGGCTATGCTGGAAAAGAGCCCAACAGCTGTCCCATGTGCTAAG TCTGCTCCAGTCAAGGCTGCTCCAGTCAAGCCAGTAAAGGTGGAAAACGGTGATGACGATGACATTGACTTGTTCGGCAGTGATGAGGACGACGAGGAGGCAGCACGCCTTAAGCAGGAGCGCGTGGATGCCTATGCAGCCAAGAAGTCCAAGAAACCTGCCCTCATCGCCAAGTCATCTATCTTGTTGGACGTCAAACCC TGGGATGATGAGACTGATATGGTGAAGCTGGAGGAGTGTGTGCGCTCGGTGCAGATGGACGGGCTCCTGTGGGGAGCATCCAAACTGGTGCCAGTTGGCTACGGCATCAAGAAGCTGCAGATCAACTGCGTGGTTGAGGATGACAAAGTTGGCACTGACATTCTGGAGGAAGAGATCACCAAGTTTGAGGACTAT ATCCAGAGTGTAGATGTTGCTGCCTTCAATAAGATCTAA
- the eef1da gene encoding eukaryotic translation elongation factor 1 delta a (guanine nucleotide exchange protein) isoform X7: MSGLQCLASENIWFDKQRYDEAEKCFYEGANGPSTQGKEVNAILQDIAKSRQNILQSLNGSSSHAGDQELVSRMKSMELENQTLHKVVVEMRAALQKLESRVAMLEKSPTAVPCAKSAPVKAAPVKPVKVENGDDDDIDLFGSDEDDEEAARLKQERVDAYAAKKSKKPALIAKSSILLDVKPWDDETDMVKLEECVRSVQMDGLLWGASKLVPVGYGIKKLQINCVVEDDKVGTDILEEEITKFEDYIQSVDVAAFNKI; encoded by the exons ATGAGTGGATTGCAGTGCCTCGCCTCAGAGAACATCTGGTTTGACAAACAGCGCTACGATGAGGCGGAGAAGTGCTTCTACGAAGGAGCCAATGGACCCTCTACACAG GGGAAAGAAGTTAATGCCATCCTGCAGGACATTGCTAAATCCCGACAGAATATTCTTCAGTCACTAAACGGA TCATCCTCACATGCAGGAGACCAGGAGCTGGTTTCGCGCATGAAGAGCATGGAACTGGAGAACCAAACTCTGCACAAAG TGGTGGTGGAGATGAGAGCAGCCCTCCAAAAGCTGGAGTCCAGAGTGGCTATGCTGGAAAAGAGCCCAACAGCTGTCCCATGTGCTAAG TCTGCTCCAGTCAAGGCTGCTCCAGTCAAGCCAGTAAAGGTGGAAAACGGTGATGACGATGACATTGACTTGTTCGGCAGTGATGAGGACGACGAGGAGGCAGCACGCCTTAAGCAGGAGCGCGTGGATGCCTATGCAGCCAAGAAGTCCAAGAAACCTGCCCTCATCGCCAAGTCATCTATCTTGTTGGACGTCAAACCC TGGGATGATGAGACTGATATGGTGAAGCTGGAGGAGTGTGTGCGCTCGGTGCAGATGGACGGGCTCCTGTGGGGAGCATCCAAACTGGTGCCAGTTGGCTACGGCATCAAGAAGCTGCAGATCAACTGCGTGGTTGAGGATGACAAAGTTGGCACTGACATTCTGGAGGAAGAGATCACCAAGTTTGAGGACTAT ATCCAGAGTGTAGATGTTGCTGCCTTCAATAAGATCTAA
- the eef1da gene encoding eukaryotic translation elongation factor 1 delta a (guanine nucleotide exchange protein) isoform X8: MPKQSTNMSGLQCLASENIWFDKQRYDEAEKCFYEGANGPSTQSSSHAGDQELVSRMKSMELENQTLHKVVVEMRAALQKLESRVAMLEKSPTAVPCAKSAPVKAAPVKPVKVENGDDDDIDLFGSDEDDEEAARLKQERVDAYAAKKSKKPALIAKSSILLDVKPWDDETDMVKLEECVRSVQMDGLLWGASKLVPVGYGIKKLQINCVVEDDKVGTDILEEEITKFEDYIQSVDVAAFNKI; the protein is encoded by the exons ATGCCAAAACAAAG TACCAACATGAGTGGATTGCAGTGCCTCGCCTCAGAGAACATCTGGTTTGACAAACAGCGCTACGATGAGGCGGAGAAGTGCTTCTACGAAGGAGCCAATGGACCCTCTACACAG TCATCCTCACATGCAGGAGACCAGGAGCTGGTTTCGCGCATGAAGAGCATGGAACTGGAGAACCAAACTCTGCACAAAG TGGTGGTGGAGATGAGAGCAGCCCTCCAAAAGCTGGAGTCCAGAGTGGCTATGCTGGAAAAGAGCCCAACAGCTGTCCCATGTGCTAAG TCTGCTCCAGTCAAGGCTGCTCCAGTCAAGCCAGTAAAGGTGGAAAACGGTGATGACGATGACATTGACTTGTTCGGCAGTGATGAGGACGACGAGGAGGCAGCACGCCTTAAGCAGGAGCGCGTGGATGCCTATGCAGCCAAGAAGTCCAAGAAACCTGCCCTCATCGCCAAGTCATCTATCTTGTTGGACGTCAAACCC TGGGATGATGAGACTGATATGGTGAAGCTGGAGGAGTGTGTGCGCTCGGTGCAGATGGACGGGCTCCTGTGGGGAGCATCCAAACTGGTGCCAGTTGGCTACGGCATCAAGAAGCTGCAGATCAACTGCGTGGTTGAGGATGACAAAGTTGGCACTGACATTCTGGAGGAAGAGATCACCAAGTTTGAGGACTAT ATCCAGAGTGTAGATGTTGCTGCCTTCAATAAGATCTAA
- the eef1da gene encoding eukaryotic translation elongation factor 1 delta a (guanine nucleotide exchange protein) isoform X6, whose protein sequence is MPKQSTNMSGLQCLASENIWFDKQRYDEAEKCFYEGANGPSTQGKEVNAILQDIAKSRQNILQSLNGSSSHAGDQELVSRMKSMELENQTLHKVVVEMRAALQKLESRVAMLEKSPTAVPCAKSAPVKAAPVKPVKVENGDDDDIDLFGSDEDDEEAARLKQERVDAYAAKKSKKPALIAKSSILLDVKPWDDETDMVKLEECVRSVQMDGLLWGASKLVPVGYGIKKLQINCVVEDDKVGTDILEEEITKFEDYIQSVDVAAFNKI, encoded by the exons ATGCCAAAACAAAG TACCAACATGAGTGGATTGCAGTGCCTCGCCTCAGAGAACATCTGGTTTGACAAACAGCGCTACGATGAGGCGGAGAAGTGCTTCTACGAAGGAGCCAATGGACCCTCTACACAG GGGAAAGAAGTTAATGCCATCCTGCAGGACATTGCTAAATCCCGACAGAATATTCTTCAGTCACTAAACGGA TCATCCTCACATGCAGGAGACCAGGAGCTGGTTTCGCGCATGAAGAGCATGGAACTGGAGAACCAAACTCTGCACAAAG TGGTGGTGGAGATGAGAGCAGCCCTCCAAAAGCTGGAGTCCAGAGTGGCTATGCTGGAAAAGAGCCCAACAGCTGTCCCATGTGCTAAG TCTGCTCCAGTCAAGGCTGCTCCAGTCAAGCCAGTAAAGGTGGAAAACGGTGATGACGATGACATTGACTTGTTCGGCAGTGATGAGGACGACGAGGAGGCAGCACGCCTTAAGCAGGAGCGCGTGGATGCCTATGCAGCCAAGAAGTCCAAGAAACCTGCCCTCATCGCCAAGTCATCTATCTTGTTGGACGTCAAACCC TGGGATGATGAGACTGATATGGTGAAGCTGGAGGAGTGTGTGCGCTCGGTGCAGATGGACGGGCTCCTGTGGGGAGCATCCAAACTGGTGCCAGTTGGCTACGGCATCAAGAAGCTGCAGATCAACTGCGTGGTTGAGGATGACAAAGTTGGCACTGACATTCTGGAGGAAGAGATCACCAAGTTTGAGGACTAT ATCCAGAGTGTAGATGTTGCTGCCTTCAATAAGATCTAA